The Phormidium yuhuli AB48 DNA window GAGTCGCTATCATCTCATCGCCACAGGAACCACCGGACAACAGATCGAGAATGCCACTGACTTAACCATTGAACGGATGGAATCAGGAGCAGTGGGTGGGGACACACAAATTGCCGCCCGGGTTGTGACTGGGGATGTCATTGCCGTCATTTTCCTCATCGATCCCCTCTACGCCCAACCCCATGAACCGGACATTCAGGCCCTATTGCGGGTGTGCAATGTCCATAATGTGCCCCTAGCCACTAACCTCGCCACCGCTGCCGCTGTGATTCGGGAACTGGCCACCCACCGAGTCGCCCATCTCATTTTCAACCCCGCCTCTGGCCAGGGCAATCCCGATCGCGAACTGAAGATGATTCGGGATAAACTCCAGGGACGTTTGGATCTCAATGTCTGGATTACGGAACCCGAAACCGATTTGAGGGCCTTGGTGGAAAAGGCGATCTCCTCTGAGACTGATCTCGTTATCGCCTCGGGAGGAGATGGAACAGTCTCCACCGTGGCTGATGCCCTCTTACATCGAGACATTCCCCTTGGAGTCATTCCCCGGGGAACTGCCAATGCCTTCGCCAGTGCCCTCGGGATTCCTCAGAACATTGCCGGGGCCTGTGATTTGCTGCTTTCTGGAACCACACGAATCGTGGATGCCGCCCGTTGCAATGAGCGCGTAATGATTCTGCTGGCGGGAATTGGTTTTGAGGCAGATGTAGTGGAATGGGCAGACCGGGAGAAGAAAGACCGTTGGGGAGTGTTAGCCTATTTCTGGGGAGGGGTGCAGCGGTTCCATCAGGGGGAGCAGTTTGATGCCGAAATTGAGATTGACGGGGAAGTTCGTCAGTTTCGTGCCGATGCCATTACTATCGCCAATCTCGCCCCCCCAACCTCGATTCTAGCCCAAGGGTTTGGCGAGACCATTCCTGATGATGGGCTGTTGGAGGTTACCATCGGCACGACAGAAAACCGCTTACAGGCACTTAACGCCCTCACGAGCATGGTGGGAGCGGCAATTTTGAAAACGGAAACCCAACGAGACGACATCATCTGTTTACGGGCGGCTAAGATACGAGTGACGGCAGAACCGGCGAAGAACATTGTCATTGATGGGGATGTGGTAGAAACGACTCCCGTTGAAGTGGAATGTCTGCCCAAGGCGTTGACGGTGATTGCGCCCTTGTCACTCAAGGATTGAGGGGGGAATTGTACAAGTTTCATGACATTCCCCGAGGAATCTGTTGACAGATTGGCGAGCTTGGGCAGCTAATATGGGATACAATCGTACTTAGTTGAATAAACCCTTAGATTTTTACATCTATCGGGAGAGTGAATTCGTCGGAAGCGTGATGACCCAGAGGACGCGGCCAGGAAAATTTTCAGTTGGCTAGACGAATGTGGATGATAACTAACTAAAACCTTTTGAAGCAAGGTAAATCTCATGAAAGCCAAGTCGTTTGCAACGTTAGTCTCAGCCGCCTCGATCACCTTGGGCGGTCTGCTCGTTAGTCAGTTCCCCAGTCAGGCTCAAACCTCTAACCGCTTCTCTTGCGGCACAAGTAATGGGATGCCGGCAACGGTCGCTCATACGAGTAATGGCAGTCAGGTTCCCGTGATTGTTTGGGAATCTAACTATTTTGAAGCATCTGGGTATAGCCCGCAGGTCCGTTGTCAAATGGTGTCTGAACGGTTTGAAGCATACTACCGTGATGGTTCCCTGAATCGCCTTCAAGGTGGCTATATGAATGGAATGCCTGTGGTTTGTACCAGTGGAAATGGTGGCAGTTGCGGTAACTTGCTATTTACCCTCAAGCTGGGAACGGATCCGAGTCAGGCCTTAGCTGATTTAACCAATGTTCGTAACCGGGCCTCGTCAGCCATGTATGAAAGTGTCAATGGAGGGCTGTCGATCGATTTGGAGATGCTGATCCGTGAAGCTGAGCCGGCTGATTATTCATTCTAGTTAAATCACGTCACTCGAAGAAACTCTGAGTTGAAGGATGTTTGAGCCTTGGGTTCTCATCCTTAAGATTGGGATTGGGGTTCTGTTCCTCTGGGACATGACCCCGTTTCCGGTCGCCCCCCGCCGCTGAAGCAATGGTGGGAGGGGTTTAGGATAGGTTAACGATGACGGTTATTATGTGCTGACGGCAGAATTTATGTTTTCTAATCAATGGATTCCTGGTGTGCTGGGAGCGAGTGCCCTTGTTTGTGTGATGCCCTCCGTTGCCCAGGCTAATGCGGTTCGTGTGGCTGAAACCGCTGAGAGAGTGACTGTCCGGATTGAGGTCAATGGGCAAGCTGAGGGGTCTGGGGTCATTATCAATCGACAGGGTAATACCTATTATGTTCTAACGGCTCAACATGTGTTGGGAGCAGGAAATCGTTTTGAAATTGTCACCCCTGACGGGGAAAAGCATCCTTTTAACCTCACGGATGCTGTGCGACTGGGGGATTTGGATATGGCGATGTTGTCGTTTAATAGTTCGAGGCGCTATCAAACGGCAGATATCGAAACGACTTCAGTGCGTTTGGGAACCACAGTTTATGTGGCTGGCTGGCGTCCGACGGAGCGGGGTGCAAGGTTTGATTTCACCGTGGGGCAAATTTCCTCGATTGACCCTCAAGCCCAGGGCTATGAACTCGGTTACAGTAATATAACCAGTCAGGGCATGAGCGGGGGCCCCATCTTGGATGATAATGGTCGGCTGATTGGAATGCACGGAGCCGGTGAAGGACAAACCTTCAGACTAGATGGGCAGGAGTATCGCCTGAAAGAGGGGATTAACTGGGGAATTCCCATTCGAGAGTTTATTCAGGGTTCCGCGAGTCGGATTGCGGAACGGGGACGAGAAAAGTTAAGACAACGAGATTATGTTGGGGCGATCGCCGACTTTAATCAGGGGCTATTTTTTAACCCGAACTCGGTAGAAGCTCTAACCGGGCGAGCCTATGCTCATTTTGCTCAGGGAAACTTACGGGATGCCATCTCTGATGCGAGTTCAGCGATTAGCAATGATTCGAGCTTTTCAGTGGCGTATCTGGTTCGGGGGGCGAGTTACGCCTTACAGGGCAATCATAGTCGTGCCATTGAGGATTATACTCGTGCAATTGAGCTACGGAGTGACTTTGCTGAGGCCCATGGGTTACGGGCGGTCAGTCGAGCGGAATTGAGGGAGTATCGGGATGCGAACCTTGATGCTGCCCGGGGCATTGAACTGGCGCCGGATAACCCCTTTGCTCATTTCCGTCGCAGTGAGGTGCGATATTTGGTGGGGGAACTGGATGCGGCGGCGGCGGATCAACGTCAGGGAGAGTCCTTGATGGCAAGCTTTTCTCCCTCAGGCTATCAGGTGGCGCTCTTGGAAGGAAATCCTCGTACCGAGCGGATGCCGGCGAGTCTCCCTGAACCGAATCTGGGGAGTGAGCCTTCGCCAAGAGACCGTGATAACCGTCCAGCTACCCCCCCAGCGAGCGATCGCCAGGCGGCCGCCCCAACGCCGGCAACGGGACCGAGTCGGAGTATTAGCCATTTACCGGAAGCGAATTTCCCTCTTGAGCAAACCCTGGAGGCTGGGGAATCGATTCATTCTCTAGCCGTGAGTCCGAATGGGGCTTGGATCGCTGGCGGAGGCGAGGACGGGACGGTTTATGTATGGGACCGTGAGGGAAATTTAGTGACTCGCTTTACGGAACATAGCCAACGGGTCAACGATTTGGATTTTAGTGCTGATAGTTCCTTTCTGGCCAGTGCCAGTAGTGATGGAACGGCACGGTTGTGGAATGTTGGCTCTCGAAATCTGATCCGCACGTTGAGACAGGACGGCAACAGTCAATCGGCTTTGGCGGTAGCCTTTAGTCGCACCGGACAAAGTATTATGGTCGGTCGTCGCAATGGCTCGATTGAGTTGTGGGATAGTCGCACGGGGGAAATGCGAACGAGCTTAGGCGGACATTTGAGGGGAACCACCAGTCTCGCTATTCATCCCAATGGCCGTTGGTTAGCCAGTAGTGGGTCAGATCGCACGGTCAAAATTTGGGATCTCTCCAGTGGCGAGGCGTTGCAAACGTTAACGGGTCATAGTCAAACGATCTTCTCGATTGCATTTGATGAAACTGGCGATCGTCTCGCGAGTTGTGACTTCGATGCGGTCACCAAAATCTGGGATGTGCAAACTGGAGCGGAAATCCATGAGAATCGTGGGGGTTGGGCGGCTCATGGGCTGGCCTTTGGCTCGAATAATCTCGTGGCTGTGGCATTGCAGACTAATAGTGCTGGGGACGGGGCGATCGCCCTCTGGGATGCTGAAACTGGCAACTCTCGCGGTGTTGTCCTGTCCGGAGTCCCGGCGTTAAGAACAGTGCGATCTGTTAGGTTTAATGCTGATGGGTCTCTGGTTAGTGCTGGAGAGGATGGACTGGTCAGAATTTGGAATGTTCCTTAGCTGGTTATGGCTCCCTGAGCCGTTTCGGCCAAAGACTGATGGTGCTACAACGTCCAATCCTAATGTTTAGGATGAGCCAGTTTTAGGAAATTCATTCGAGATCTGCTAACCATGTGTTCTAACTTAGAAAAGCTGGGATGGGCTTTAGCCCCCAGTCTAGTTGTCGGAATGGCCACTTCGGCAACGGCTCAAGTTATTCCTGAAGACCTATTGCCCCAACGGCCCCATTCTCCACCTGTGATGTCTCAACCTATGATGGTGGGACAATTTGATGGACACCCCCTATTTTGTTTTCCCGAGACGGGTGCGCAGTCCTCACCTCAAGGAGGCTATTGTGTTGTGATTTTGCCTTTTCCCGATGGTTCTCAGCAGGCGGTTGAGGGAATGGAATTATTTGTGACGCTTCAGGTTCCAGAAACAAACCCCTATTTGAATTTACCCGTTATCCAGGGATTTCCCCAGGATGGGAGCCGGGAAACCCTTTTAGAGGTTGATTCGCCAGATCTACCAGTGGAAAGGGTTGATGGGTCATTACCCAGGCCGTCACGGGTGTTTCGTCGCTTTGGACGACCAATTCCTCGAACCGTTGAACCCTTATGGTGACAGCAACTCTGACCAAGGTGGCGATCGCCCTATTTTCAGGGGGAATCGTTGTTGCAGGAACAATGACTGACGCTCAAAACCGGTATCAACCCCTTAAACCTAACCTGTATGAGACTTGGCCAGCCCTGCTAGAACCCGAACCGATTTTGCCCGAGGTGATTCTCTCACACCTCTATGAAGAAGCACGTGGGATATCGGTGCGAGTGATGGCTAGGTCGGGTTGGGGAACGGGGGTTCTGTTAGCTCGTAATGAATCGACCTATATCGTTATCACCAATCGCCATGTTCTCAATGGAGAGGAGCATGAGCATGAGATTGAAACGTCCAACGGTCAGATCTATCGGGCACGGGAGCTCCACGAACCGGCTTTAGACGCTTATGATTTGGCGTTATTGGAGTTTAACAGTTCCAATGATCACTCGATCGCACAACTAGGAGAGTCTGTCAATTTGCCCCAGGGAACTGTAACCTTCGCTGCTGGGTTTCCTCTAGAACAAGAAGACCGGGTTGAGTCCTTAGGAACAGATGTCTTTAACGATGGTTTTAAATTCACCCAAGGGGAAATTTCCCTACAACTGGAGCGCCCCCTGGAAGAAGGTTACCAACTCGGTTATACCAACGCGATCGAAAAGGGCATGAGTGGTGGACCGGTCCTCAACCGTGCTGGAGAACTCATCGCCATCAATGGGATCCATGCAGACCCCCTTTGGGGCAATCCTTATGTCTACCAGGACGGAACTGAGACGGAAGCGGAGCTACAGTCTTTAATTGAAGGCTCTAGTTGGGCCATTCCCATCGAAACGGTCTTACAACTTCTGCCGACCCTGGCTAGCGAACATCGAGTTCCCAATTCCCAGGTTGAACAAGATTCTAGTGAACCGGTTTCCTCCGAGTCATCTTCATCCCTCCCTTAAGGGATTACCATAAGGGCTCCTGGCTGGGTTGGCTTGCAGGGGGGGGTGCTGGGGCTGGGGCAGGAGCGGGGGCTGGGGGTGGAGCTGGAGGGGAATAGTAATAATCGGGAGCTGGAGCTGGAGGGGAATAGTAATAATCGGGAGCTGGAGCTAAGCCTGAGGGGACATGGGGTTCGGGTTCGTAATGAGGTTCAGGTGTAAAGGCTTGTGGCGGAGGGGGAGCGGGAGGATTTCTTAGTTCTGTGACCCGCCGTTCAATATCTACAATCTGGGCTTGATAGTCTTCTTGACGCTGGGAGCTATTGTTGGGACGGGCATCTTCATCCAGGGACTCGATTTGGTTGAGAGCATCTTCCCAGAGGCCTTTAGCGGTTTCAAGTTGCTCAATGGAGTCAGCGTTAGCAGTGGACTCCCGGGCCTCATCAACGGTTTCTTCTAAGCGTTCGAGTTGCTCTTGTCGTTCCTGCTCCTGACGCTGTTGCTCCTGACGCTGAGCGATCTGACTCTCAAAGTCGTTGAGCTGTTGTTGGAACTGATCTCGGGTGTTTTGTAACTCTTCGCTAAAATTGACATCTTCAGGAAGTTCGTCGAGTTGGGCGATCGCCCGTTGCAAACGCTGACTGATATCTTGTAGTTCTTCTATGGAGTCAACCCCTCCCGCCAGAACCATCGCCGAGTTTCCGGCTTGCAGGGCTTGCTGAAATTGCTCGGCCAGTTCCCGCTGACGCACAAGGATGGGGGTCCGAATCGCCGACACAATAGCATAGGTGGTAAAGGCTCCCGCCAAGACACCCATGGCAATGATCGCCATCTTGGTCTTGTTAGCGTTTCTAGAGGTGACTGGGATAGGAGCTGGTGCCGGTTCCGGGGTTGGGCTTACCTGTTGGGAACTGGTTGATGACTCAGATTCTGATGTTTGATCTGATTGTTCAGGAGCTTTGAGTCCCAAACCTGAGGGCTGACTGATAATCGTTGCTACTGGAGCGGTCTGGGGGGAAGCACTTTCTGAGGGAAACTTCTCTAAATGGGCTTCCCCTGGCACATCCCGAGGTGTTTCTGGAGAATCGGTTGGGTCAGCGATCAAGTCTTCTTCGGTCAACTCTCCGGGTAGCGGCTTCTCGGATGGAGGGCTGTCTGGAGATTCCATCTCCTCGGTGAGTCCAGTATCCGACTCAGAGGATGAATCTTGGTCTTGGACGGTCTCAGCGTTTCCGGTAGACACGACAGTCGGGCCAAGTGGCGATCCTGAACTCTCGTCTTGAGGTGACGAGGTGTTTTCCGATTCTCCGTCATTTTCCGCCTCCTCAGGTTCGCTTTCAGGTTCTAGAGGGGGGAGGGGCGCTTGGGGGACTTGCTCTAAGAGCGTCAGGAGTTCCTGGGCGTTTTTGTGGCGATCGCAGGGTTTTTCCGCCAGCATTTTCTGGAAAATCTCTGTGAGTTCGGGGCTAACGCTGACAAACTCCGTCCATTTCCATTCACAAGAGTAACCATCGAATAATTCGTCAGGGGTTCGCCCAGTCAACAAGACTAGGGCCGTTACCGCTAGGGCGTAGAAGTCGCTGTTGGGATAACATTGTCCTAAGCGAATTTGCTCCGGCGGGGAGTAGCCAATTTTACCCACCATCGATCTTTGTCCACTGGTTGAGGAAGCCACACTGATCACCACTTCAGTCATGGCCTGTTTCACCACGCCAAAATCGATCAGATACGGTTTCTGGTTGTCCTTATTGAAGATGATGTTGTCGGGAGAGATGTCCCGGTGAATAATGTTGCGCTGGTGTAGGTAGTCGAGAATGGGTAACACCTGTTGCATCAAGGTGACAACCTCCGCCTCGGAAAACGGACCTTGATTGTCCTTACGCTCATTCAGCAGTTGCCAATAGGTTTTCCCCTCAATATAGGATTGAACCAGAAACAGCCGTCCATTTTCTTGAAAGCACTCTAAGAACTTAGGGATTTGGGGATGTTCGAGTTGGTAGAGGACTTTCGCTTCTTGTTCAAATAGCTCTTGTGACTTTTGAACAACATAGTCCTGACTTCCACTGGGGACAAGTTCCTTGAGAACCCACGTTTCCCCATGTCTTCCTTGGTGGGAGACGAGATAGGTTCGACCAAACCCTCCCTGCCCGAGAACTTTCTCGATTTTGTAACGTTTATCAATCAGTTCTCCCGTGGGAATTTCTGGAAGCTGTGTCACTGAATTAAGGCTCCTCTTTGCAGAATACGCAAGGCGGTTCACTAGCTGCCACTCTATTATTACTGATTCAGTTGTTGTGCGCTAGGGGCAAAAACTCATTTTGTCATCTTTGCTCTGTTAAGTTTTGTAAATATTTAGCTCGCCAGGTGCTCTCTAAGAGTCTGAGTCTCTCTCTCTGTCAGTTATTTCAGGGATAGTCACTCTGGGGTGTGGTGGCCCTGTATGAGAACTGGAGTGGTGATGAACCGGGGGACGGGCAACAGAAATGAGAAAACCCCATTCAATTCTATCGGTCAAAAAAAAAGGATTTTACGGAAAGGATGAATTATTTTTACAATTCTTAAAATCAGCCTTAACTGAGGCGATCGCCCCAGGGAAAATCTGCCCGAGATGAACCTGAGCCAGTTGATGACAACAGAGATAAAAATTGACGGAAAAAACATTGCTTTTTTGGGAGAGTCCAGTACAATACAGGTCAAGCGAGATCGTTTGAGGAGAGCCGTTGCGGTGAGCGCACCTAAACCCTGGACTTGTACCGGAAAAGATAAAAACGGAAATCCTGCGGCTAGCGGGGAACATCCCCCTCACACCAATTACGGACCGTTCTGCACCTATGGGTCTTGTACCCTCTCGCGGGACGAGGTAGTGAGTGATAAGGGGACGAGGCCGGGTCCGGGGAGAAAGTTTCTTATCCCTGGGGCGATCGCCCTCGGGCTTCTGGTGTTAGTCGGGGGTGGGATGACCCTGATGAACGGCAATGGGGGCTCCCGGCCGATTAGAGGGGAGATGACGCCGGCTGGGGGAAACTGCTTGGCGGGAGAGTTTGAGGGGTTTATTAGTGATCAGGCCAGCCAAGGGCGACTCATTTCCCAAGGGGAACAAGTCCTCCTGACGGGAACCCAACCCCAAAATATTTCCCAAAAACGGGATGCTTCCCAGTCATTTCGAGC harbors:
- a CDS encoding COP23 domain-containing protein, which translates into the protein MKAKSFATLVSAASITLGGLLVSQFPSQAQTSNRFSCGTSNGMPATVAHTSNGSQVPVIVWESNYFEASGYSPQVRCQMVSERFEAYYRDGSLNRLQGGYMNGMPVVCTSGNGGSCGNLLFTLKLGTDPSQALADLTNVRNRASSAMYESVNGGLSIDLEMLIREAEPADYSF
- a CDS encoding S1 family peptidase; the encoded protein is MVTATLTKVAIALFSGGIVVAGTMTDAQNRYQPLKPNLYETWPALLEPEPILPEVILSHLYEEARGISVRVMARSGWGTGVLLARNESTYIVITNRHVLNGEEHEHEIETSNGQIYRARELHEPALDAYDLALLEFNSSNDHSIAQLGESVNLPQGTVTFAAGFPLEQEDRVESLGTDVFNDGFKFTQGEISLQLERPLEEGYQLGYTNAIEKGMSGGPVLNRAGELIAINGIHADPLWGNPYVYQDGTETEAELQSLIEGSSWAIPIETVLQLLPTLASEHRVPNSQVEQDSSEPVSSESSSSLP
- a CDS encoding serine/threonine-protein kinase; protein product: MTQLPEIPTGELIDKRYKIEKVLGQGGFGRTYLVSHQGRHGETWVLKELVPSGSQDYVVQKSQELFEQEAKVLYQLEHPQIPKFLECFQENGRLFLVQSYIEGKTYWQLLNERKDNQGPFSEAEVVTLMQQVLPILDYLHQRNIIHRDISPDNIIFNKDNQKPYLIDFGVVKQAMTEVVISVASSTSGQRSMVGKIGYSPPEQIRLGQCYPNSDFYALAVTALVLLTGRTPDELFDGYSCEWKWTEFVSVSPELTEIFQKMLAEKPCDRHKNAQELLTLLEQVPQAPLPPLEPESEPEEAENDGESENTSSPQDESSGSPLGPTVVSTGNAETVQDQDSSSESDTGLTEEMESPDSPPSEKPLPGELTEEDLIADPTDSPETPRDVPGEAHLEKFPSESASPQTAPVATIISQPSGLGLKAPEQSDQTSESESSTSSQQVSPTPEPAPAPIPVTSRNANKTKMAIIAMGVLAGAFTTYAIVSAIRTPILVRQRELAEQFQQALQAGNSAMVLAGGVDSIEELQDISQRLQRAIAQLDELPEDVNFSEELQNTRDQFQQQLNDFESQIAQRQEQQRQEQERQEQLERLEETVDEARESTANADSIEQLETAKGLWEDALNQIESLDEDARPNNSSQRQEDYQAQIVDIERRVTELRNPPAPPPPQAFTPEPHYEPEPHVPSGLAPAPDYYYSPPAPAPDYYYSPPAPPPAPAPAPAPAPPPASQPSQEPLW
- the mgsA gene encoding methylglyoxal synthase, whose protein sequence is MPTTLALIAHDAKKDHLVSFAKDYSSILSRYHLIATGTTGQQIENATDLTIERMESGAVGGDTQIAARVVTGDVIAVIFLIDPLYAQPHEPDIQALLRVCNVHNVPLATNLATAAAVIRELATHRVAHLIFNPASGQGNPDRELKMIRDKLQGRLDLNVWITEPETDLRALVEKAISSETDLVIASGGDGTVSTVADALLHRDIPLGVIPRGTANAFASALGIPQNIAGACDLLLSGTTRIVDAARCNERVMILLAGIGFEADVVEWADREKKDRWGVLAYFWGGVQRFHQGEQFDAEIEIDGEVRQFRADAITIANLAPPTSILAQGFGETIPDDGLLEVTIGTTENRLQALNALTSMVGAAILKTETQRDDIICLRAAKIRVTAEPAKNIVIDGDVVETTPVEVECLPKALTVIAPLSLKD
- a CDS encoding trypsin-like peptidase domain-containing protein, giving the protein MFSNQWIPGVLGASALVCVMPSVAQANAVRVAETAERVTVRIEVNGQAEGSGVIINRQGNTYYVLTAQHVLGAGNRFEIVTPDGEKHPFNLTDAVRLGDLDMAMLSFNSSRRYQTADIETTSVRLGTTVYVAGWRPTERGARFDFTVGQISSIDPQAQGYELGYSNITSQGMSGGPILDDNGRLIGMHGAGEGQTFRLDGQEYRLKEGINWGIPIREFIQGSASRIAERGREKLRQRDYVGAIADFNQGLFFNPNSVEALTGRAYAHFAQGNLRDAISDASSAISNDSSFSVAYLVRGASYALQGNHSRAIEDYTRAIELRSDFAEAHGLRAVSRAELREYRDANLDAARGIELAPDNPFAHFRRSEVRYLVGELDAAAADQRQGESLMASFSPSGYQVALLEGNPRTERMPASLPEPNLGSEPSPRDRDNRPATPPASDRQAAAPTPATGPSRSISHLPEANFPLEQTLEAGESIHSLAVSPNGAWIAGGGEDGTVYVWDREGNLVTRFTEHSQRVNDLDFSADSSFLASASSDGTARLWNVGSRNLIRTLRQDGNSQSALAVAFSRTGQSIMVGRRNGSIELWDSRTGEMRTSLGGHLRGTTSLAIHPNGRWLASSGSDRTVKIWDLSSGEALQTLTGHSQTIFSIAFDETGDRLASCDFDAVTKIWDVQTGAEIHENRGGWAAHGLAFGSNNLVAVALQTNSAGDGAIALWDAETGNSRGVVLSGVPALRTVRSVRFNADGSLVSAGEDGLVRIWNVP